In Haloterrigena turkmenica DSM 5511, a single genomic region encodes these proteins:
- a CDS encoding ribonuclease H-like domain-containing protein, translating to MRIENSFIPVRGVGETTERKLWQHGITHWDEFDGSVVGDTLADRIHSFIEEGRTHLERGDVAPFAEQLPAASRWRCYENVREETCFLDIETTGLDASCEDVTTVSVHRGGETETFVKDRDLTACRLETELEESSLLVTFNGQRFDVPFLETCYDIDVTTPHVDLMYPCKQLGLDGGLKAIERDLGIDRDMPDLSGRDAVRLWHEYERGDDGALETLVEYNRADTRNMEPLMEIVADRLHETVFEAACADE from the coding sequence GTGCGAATCGAGAACAGTTTCATTCCCGTCCGCGGTGTCGGGGAGACCACCGAACGCAAACTCTGGCAACACGGAATCACCCACTGGGACGAGTTCGACGGCAGCGTCGTCGGCGACACGTTGGCCGACCGCATCCACTCGTTCATCGAGGAGGGACGGACCCACCTCGAGCGCGGCGACGTCGCCCCGTTCGCGGAGCAGCTGCCGGCCGCGAGCCGCTGGCGGTGCTACGAGAACGTCCGCGAGGAGACCTGCTTTCTGGACATCGAGACGACCGGACTCGACGCCTCCTGCGAGGACGTCACGACCGTCAGCGTCCACCGCGGCGGCGAGACCGAGACCTTCGTCAAGGATCGAGATCTGACCGCCTGTCGGCTCGAGACCGAACTCGAGGAGTCGTCGCTGCTGGTCACCTTCAACGGCCAGCGGTTCGACGTCCCCTTCCTCGAGACGTGCTACGACATCGACGTGACGACGCCCCACGTCGATCTCATGTACCCCTGCAAGCAACTCGGACTCGACGGCGGGCTGAAGGCGATCGAGCGCGATCTGGGCATCGATCGAGACATGCCCGACCTCAGCGGTCGGGACGCCGTCCGGCTCTGGCACGAGTACGAGCGTGGCGACGACGGCGCTCTCGAGACGCTCGTGGAGTACAACCGGGCCGACACCCGGAATATGGAACCGCTGATGGAGATCGTCGCGGATCGGCTCCACGAGACCGTGTTCGAGGCGGCCTGTGCCGACGAGTAG
- a CDS encoding HalOD1 output domain-containing protein, translating to MLLSADSSDATAVHSLSFEVISAVAEQEGIDPMDIEPPEYDALYDVINPEALDSLFAPREDGTSRGSGRVEFVFCGYHVVVTSDGDVDVLEEKGGR from the coding sequence ATGCTACTCTCAGCCGATTCATCGGATGCGACCGCCGTACACTCACTCAGTTTTGAAGTTATCAGTGCCGTCGCCGAGCAGGAAGGGATCGATCCGATGGACATCGAGCCGCCGGAGTACGACGCGCTGTACGACGTCATCAATCCGGAGGCGCTCGATTCCCTCTTTGCGCCCCGAGAGGACGGCACGAGCCGAGGCTCCGGGCGGGTAGAATTCGTCTTTTGTGGCTATCACGTCGTCGTCACCAGCGACGGTGACGTCGACGTTCTCGAGGAAAAGGGCGGTCGATAA